A segment of the Delphinus delphis chromosome 20, mDelDel1.2, whole genome shotgun sequence genome:
TCCCTCCCtcaggtgggacaggatggctagagtgggctggagCTGAGCATTTCTTTTCCCTCAGGTTGGTTAGACACTAATGAAACCTCAGTAGGTTATAGGCTCTGGTACAATAGTTTCTCTTTGCGGCATGCCTTATTAAGAACAGAATGCTTTGAGAATATTTCAAAATAGCGACCTTCCCCCTCTGTCTGCCAGAAACACAATGGAGATTTTTCTCCAGTCTTAGTGAGGACTTGATTGGGCTCCTGGAGGTAAAGCTCATAAAAGTGCAGGGACTTCTTAAAGACTCGGACCCCCTTGGAGCATTTAACTCTCAGatttgtccacactgagcctcctgcaatttttccattacagtttaggTTTTCCATCTTCTGTACTGGTTCCCACAGAGGTTTCTGCTAATGTGCCTATGCTCtggtaagttgtgattctctgtatccaCCTGTCTGTGGGCAGCAGTTTACCCTGTGACCTtaattctctgatggatctaTGGAAGAGTTGATTTTCAGTTCATTctgctttttacttgttgttataATGGATTGATGACTCCCAAGCTCATTATGGACTAGAAACTGGAAGTCTTATCTCTAGTTGATTTTTTGTAGTGACACATTTTGATTccctcctcatttccttttttgtgtattctataaatattttctttttggttaccAGAGGGATTACATATAACATCCTAAAGTTACAACAATCTATTTAAAATTGATACCAACTTCAATTGCATACTAAAGCTCTATTCCTTTACAGTTTGCTCCTTCTCTTTATGTTATTGATATCACAAACTGAatctttatatattgtgtataCTTTAACCTagatttacaattatttttatgaatttgttttttaaatcttgtttaaaaaatccccacatttttcaaatcaaaattacattaatactgtttttatatttatccatgtatttacctttatcaGCGATCTTAATACTTTTGATGGCTTACAGTTGTGTCCGGCATCCTGTAGTGCCTGATATTAGGGAGACGGAAAATACTCCATCCCCAAATTACCTGTAATGATTTCTTTAATTTCATCCTTTGATTCATGATTttagccaaaaaacaaaataaaaacccaaacagTTCCCAAACATATACACTTCCCAAAAATGTTACGAGCGATTAAGAGCAAATAGGATTTCATGTTCAAATTAGTTTGGATCACACTTGGATAAACCACTTAAGTGGgagttctgtctcttttttttaactgcacaGTTAATATGCTGCTGTGCATTACAGGATGTGGGATTATAAGGCTATTGCTAAGATGCAGACATCttagcccgcgtaccgcaataaaaaaaaaaacattataggCTTTTTAttgcgtaccgcaataaaaaaacaaaacaaaacattataggCTTTGCAAACCACTTAGTCTGTCACAGGTACTCAACTCTGTTTTAGTGTGAATGCAGCCAAAGACAATATGTAAGTGAATACATGTGGCTCTGTATTAAAAACTTTACTTatgaacaaagaaatgaatttcatataattttacaatatattatttttcttttcattttatttcaaccacttaaaaatgtaaaaaccattcttagcttgcgGGCCATACGAAAACAGGCAATGATGTGAATTAGTTTACTGACCCCTTAGAGTTTGATggtaagttttttgtttgttttttgcggtacatgggcctctcactgttgtggcctctcccgttgcggaacagaggctccggacgcgcaggctcagcggccatggctcacgggcctagccactccgcggcatgtgggatcttcccggaccagggcacgaacccgtgtcccctgcatcggcaggcggactctcaaccactgcgccaccagggaagccctgatggtaAGTTTTTATCGAAAGTATTTGATTTCTGAGTTTAGGTAATGGATTCAGATTATGATGAGTATCTGTATTCTTTTAATAGACTGCTAGAATAAATTTTCATGTTTGCAGACTTAGTACTATATGAcactcaaattatattttttacatcaGGATTATGTGAAACTCACAGAACAAGctttttatctcatttgatttgtAAATTCCTTGAATATTTGATAGATTTTGCCCATAAAATGATCTGGCTTGGTGATCTCTTTAAGTAGAGAttacatcaaaatattatttctctgtTATTTGGGTCTATTAAGGGTTTACATCTTTTGGAGTTAATTCTGTCATTACATTTTCctacaaatatcacatattttgCTTGATTTCCAGTTATTAGTAAATATATTAATCTCTCTAAACATCATCATGTccatatataatttatgtattcaTCTGTCTTCTATTTTTTCCATCAGAATTAGCAATGCTTGtatctatatgtattttttctgacaaataattttactttttccttgaagtatttttgccttttattttttactgataccttttcttctatatttggatttggtttgcttttatttttctagcatTTTGTCTTGTACATTTAGTTcacttattaataatttttttttttggctgttacaCGGAGCTTgtgaaatcttagttccctgaccaaggattgaaccccagccctcAGCAATGAGAgcgtggactcctaaccactggactgccagagaattccctattAATAATTTCTTCATGTTTTAATATCCACATGCCTATTAGGCTATACATTTTAATCTAAATACAGATCTGGCTGCCTGTCAACTCTCAACATTTTTCTACATAATGTGcttattttcatatatacataattCAGGGATCGATTTCCTTCTTAACTAATATTTGGAGGGGTGTTATCAATATTCAGATATTGTTGGCtatcatattttttttcccattctggaaAAGAATGTGACCTACATGTGTTCTGCTTTGAGGGGgaagtgattattgatatttcATGTTTTGCTCTTTTTTGACAAATGTGTTTTCAACTACTATAAATAGGTTTTTTTGATGGGTATGAAATTGTGCAGCATGAAATATGAGGTGTGAATGTAGGCTTATTCACCCATTCTTTGTCTTTGAGTTTTCttaggattttaattttctttttaaacttcatgCTGAGTAAGGAGTGTTGGTGAGATTCTTTTCTACAAACATTATACCCACTGgtcttttttcattataaattcttTGATATAAATTGAGGTGTGAACATGATGAAACATGGTAAAAGTCCTTTCCACAAATAATAACAGTGAAAATATTACTGCTAACATTGGATAACTATCAGCTAGTTACTATATATTAGTAAGAGTCCCAACCATTTTACACGTAACTCATTTATCCTTACAGCAATCCAAGACACACATCatcagtatatatttatacaaaaaaaattataaagcagcACTTTTTCTACAagcatttacttatttggttgcgtgtgcatgcatgtaaaaaagtttttttaaaaggtctcaaaggatagggcttccctggtggctcagtggttaagaatccgcctgccaatgcaggggacatgggtttgagccctggtccaggaagatcccacatccgtggagcaactaagaccgtgcgccacaactactgaagcccgtgcacctgaagcccatgctccgcaacaagagaagcgactgcaatgagaagcccgcattccacaatgaagagcagaccccgctcactgcaaccagagaaaaagccCGAATGCAGCAAAAaaagcccaacacagccaaaaataaaataaatttttttaaaaagtctcaaaGGATAAAAACAAATCTGTTAATAGTGATTATGAGGGAATTGGGAGTTATTGGCAATTTTTTATAGGAAGAAAATGTTCATCAGTTATTTCAGCActgatatttaatgtttttaagtttcaaaCAAAAAAAGTACTGAAGTTGCATTTAGAAGGCAACTTTTATAACTGCAAAGTTTAAACAGGCACCAAAATGTTTATTGGTAGTTATTTAGCAAAATGATAGTCAACCACAGAAAAGATTATTATGAtaccattaaaaggaatgatacATAAACATCTATACTTGCTGAAATAGTAGCATGATAAAAGCAGGTTATGGTACAGCATGCATGTCACAATTACACTAAATAAAGCCTGTAAGGATATGTTGTGATAATTTGAAGTAGTCATCTCCGTTTGGTAGGCTTacaaataatctttatttttttcttggtgtcttttttttttttacaataagaaaatattaattttacaaaaggaaaaaagaatacagcTGCCTTCAAAAACAAAGTTGTAATTCCACCATGAATTCAAAGATAGCCTATGTAACACAATTTACAGTGTAATTTGGTAGGCCACAGATACAGAAAAGACGGCCCTAAAACATAAGTTAATACAAACTATATAATCAAAGCAGAGAATAATTGGGAAGGAATTATGGAATAAGTAGTTTGGGGATAgaatcttttttggggggaaaagggAGTTTAATTTAGACCttgaattcacattttaaaatacatttgattaactttatgtataaaattacaaatactttgaaaaaatagTGTTAACAGAGTGTAATGGGTTGAAATATGCTGAGATCCTAACACCTGGTatctgtgaatgtgatcttacatggaaataaggtctttgcacatataatcaagttaagatgaggtccttAGGGTGATCCCTAATGCAATATGACCAGTGTCCATAtgagagaagagacacagagagaacacagtgtggagatggaggcagagattggagtaatgCGTCTACAAGCCAAGGTATGTCAAAAATCACTGCTACAAGAAGCTAGGAGAagggcatggaacagattcttcctcagagccccagaaggaaccaaccttgccAACAACTTTGATTGTGGTTTTCAAGGCTCAAAAACTGAGAatacgtttctgttgttttaagccacctagttttgTGGTActtggtactttgttatagtagCCCTAGAAAACTACTACAGAGAGGAACTTTGATCATGCATTATCtgggattttttgtttattttttgcattacctgttttaaaatatattattataaaggtTATCAAAAGGTCTATCATTTATCCAATATGAATTCCTTCATGGTGGATGAGGTCACAGCGACTACCAAAGGCCTTTCCACACTCCTTACAGTCATAAGGGCCTATCATTTATCCAATATGAATTCCTTCATGGCGGATGAGGTCAGAGCGACTAccaaaggcttttccacattccttGCAGTCATAAGGTTTCTCACCAGTGTGAATTCTTTGATGTCGAGTAAGGTTTGAGCCTTTATTAAAAGCctttccacattcattacattcatatggtttttcatctgtatgaattctctgatgttgaaTAAGTTCTGAGCTCTGAATAAAGGCCTTtccacattctttacattcataGAGTTTCTTGCCAGCATGAATTCTGTGATGGTTAGTAAGTGTTGAGGCACTACTAAAGGCCTTCTCACATTCCTTACACTTATAAGGTTTCTCACCAGTATGCATCCTGTGGTGCTGAATAAGCCTTGAATGTTGagtaaaggctttcccacattccttacattcataaggtttctcacCGGTATGAATTCTCAGATGTGGAAAAAGTTGTGAACTCTTAGTAAAGGCTTTTCCACATactttacattcatagggtttttcaccagtgtgaattctctgatgatcATTAAGGTTTGAGCAATAAttaaaggcttttccacattccttacattcatagggtttctcaccagtgTGAATCCTCTGATGTTGAGAAAAATATGAACTACAACTAAAAGCCTTGCCGCATTCTTTACACTCATAGGGTTTTTCACCAGTGTGAATCCTCTGATGTCGAGCAACAAGTGAGCCACGACTAAAGGATTTCCCACACTCCTTACATTCATAGTTTTTTTCAGCagaatgaattctctgatgttgaaTTAAGTGTGAGTTTTGATTAAAGGCCTTTCCACATATTTTACATTCACAGGGCTTCTCTTCATTAATAGTTTTTTGATGTGGAATAAGAAACGTGGGCTGAATAAAAGTGGGTATGTCTTCATGGGTAAACATCACTTGACTAAAATGTCTCTTCTTTAGAGAGAGTAACTTGGTCTCACACATGGATTCCAgatctggaagaaaataaaaaggcatatgCTCATTTTTTCTATGCTGGGAAAGGTTaaacttctgaaaaagaaatgcaaagattaAGCTGAAAATATTCGGGAAAGTAAATGCTTAGACAGTTCCCAAATATGGCTAGACAATTTGTAAAATTGATAAGAAAAGCACAGACATTAAGGAGAAGCAACAGAGGAAGTTGAAGAGGGTTAATTAGGGAAATCGATGACTCTATAATCCTGGTGTGGATCAGAATCACCTGCAATTTCAATGAATCCACACTATTCAGGGCCATCCTCCACATTATACAGTGATTCTaatcatatatacatttatataagcaTATACTCACACACAGAGCGTCATACTATATGTTTTGTTATTTGTGGATAACTGTCATACCTATAGGACTACTGAGGAATAAATGTGTTGAAATGTATaaatgggggtgggagagggtcaGCAACTCTAAGCAAAGGGTATGTTGTTGGCAAATTCACACTGGGGGACAGCCCTCAACAAGTCTAGGGTGCTGAATGAAACTGGTGAGAATGGAGGACACGTAAATTTCTTCTGTGAATAGAGCCTCATGTATGTTGGGGATTCACTGAAAATAGTTTGCCTTGGAATTCTGTGATGCTGATGCtgggaaagagaaatggaatCTTCAAGTCATGGCAGTTACTAAGAAGGGAGGAACCTTGAGTGTTagaaagaagagaataagaaTGAAACATTCTCTGTGAGAAAATAGGAACTCCATGTCAACATTTTCTGCCGCTCTGCATATGTCTGCTAATTACCATGAAAACACTATAAGTATTGATTTGGGGCTTACAAATAAATCTTAGGGAGTAAGTGAATTCATAAATAATCTGTGAGTAatgagggtcaactgtatttttaataaaaggggGGCATAATTTCTGTTAAAAATGGCAGACAGTATATGTAAATTTACCAATTCTTGTTCACGAATCCAcaggaaaattataataaaagctTAACAAGGGGAAAGGAAAACCCCACTAGGACAAAAGATACTGGAGAAGAAACAGTAGCTATAAAACTTGGAAACTGGAAAGCCAATGGGTGAGTGATAAGTGACTGCAGACTGGAGAATATCAAATTGAGCCAACAGTGGGTAAATTCCACAGTACTGATTCATGGTGCAAATCCCTACAAATGCATAAGAACTGGAGGCATCAGGCACTTCTAATAGTGGAGTGCAGAGAACAGTAAAAGCTGAAGGATGAATTCAAAGACTGTATCTCCTCCCCATCCCACAGGACAGGATGATTATAGTTGTTCATTCTCACAGAAAActagaaatctagaaaaatggaacCAGAGAAAATCTGGACTCAGGAACATCCAGCATAGCTGTGGGCATGGGTACTGAACTGAGAAGAAAGAATTAACAGAAAATATACATACTTGTGATACAAAAAATACATCTGGTCTTTGTTTCCAGTTCCTGGCAGAGCTTCAAAAACCACTGGAACTTCAAAAACCACTAGACCGTCTTTTGTTATTCACAACAAGTGCCTTTCGATCATACCTGAATTTATGATAAGGAGGTGATTCACAATGAACCCTTAGTTTCAAGGGATGGGACTGGTCATCACTCCCCACATAATGACACCCCCAGTAAAAAACTTGGCAAGGATTGGGGGaagcttcctggttggtgaacatATCTATGTACCAGGAGAGTACAATGTCAATAACACAAAGTGTGGGTAGTGAGAAGTAAAAGTGATTTTGTATGTGATTGAAGTTAAACTGTTATCAACTTAAAACATACTGTTATATTTTTGAAAGCCCAATGATAACCACAAAGAAGATACCTTATAGagattacagaaaagaaaaataaaaaggattcaaAGCATATCAAtacaaaaaatcaaagaaacaaaaggaaggcagcaagagaggaaaagcaggacaaaagaactacaaaaagaacagaaaacaacgAACAAAACGCCAATAGTAAATCCttcaataataactttaaatgtaaatggattaaactctcaaATCAaaagagactggctgaatggagaaAACAACAATATCCAATTATATGATGTCCTCCAGAGACCCACTTTAGATTTAAGAACACAGATAAtggctgaaagtgaagggatgggaaaagataatccatgcaaatggtaacctAAAGAGAGCAAGGGTGGCTATActtacatcagataaaatagactttaaggtaAAACAGACTTTAAGCTAAAGCtgtcacagaaaacaaacaaggatATTATACAATGATAAAACGGTCAATTCACCAggaagctataacaattataaacatacctGCACCCAATATAAGAGCACTTAAGTATATTAAGCAAACATTGTCAAAACTGAAGGGAGACATAGACAAAAATACAATAGCAGGACACTTCAATAGCCTACTTTCAATAATAGATAGAACAATCAGACagtaaatcaagaaagaaaagtgacTTGAACAATACCATAGG
Coding sequences within it:
- the LOC132416157 gene encoding zinc finger protein 829, with product MHAELIQAVFRGSVMFRDVSINFSQEEWECLDSGQMNLYKEVMLENFSNLVSVGLSSSKPTVISLLEQGKEPWMVDRELTRGLCSDLESMCETKLLSLKKRHFSQVMFTHEDIPTFIQPTFLIPHQKTINEEKPCECKICGKAFNQNSHLIQHQRIHSAEKNYECKECGKSFSRGSLVARHQRIHTGEKPYECKECGKAFSCSSYFSQHQRIHTGEKPYECKECGKAFNYCSNLNDHQRIHTGEKPYECKVCGKAFTKSSQLFPHLRIHTGEKPYECKECGKAFTQHSRLIQHHRMHTGEKPYKCKECEKAFSSASTLTNHHRIHAGKKLYECKECGKAFIQSSELIQHQRIHTDEKPYECNECGKAFNKGSNLTRHQRIHTGEKPYDCKECGKAFGSRSDLIRHEGIHIG